The proteins below are encoded in one region of Apium graveolens cultivar Ventura chromosome 4, ASM990537v1, whole genome shotgun sequence:
- the LOC141719053 gene encoding uncharacterized protein LOC141719053, giving the protein MPPYEALYGQKCRTPTSWDEVGEGKIFGPELIQQMKDTITVIKKRLVASQDRQRKYADLARKDVKLEIGEVVLLKVSPWKGLTRFGEKGKLAPRYIIPFEILNQVGKVAYELALPPQYQYVHNLFHVSLLKRYNLDANHVIEIEPLEIQADLSYEEQPVQILDRQERIFRNKYVSLVKLLWRNPKVE; this is encoded by the coding sequence atgccaccatacgaagctttgtatgggcaAAAGTGTAGAACACCAACGagttgggatgaagttggggaAGGAAAGATTTTTGGACCTGAATTGATTCAACAAATGAAGGACACCATCACTGTGATCAAGAAGAGACTCGTTGCTTCTCAGGATAGACAAAGGAAATACGCGGACCTCGCCCGGAAGGATGTGAAACTCGAAATTGGAGAAGTTGTAttgctaaaagtatcaccatggaagggtttGACCCGATTCGGTGAGAAAGGGAAATTAGCTCCAAGATACATCATACCTTTTGAAATCTTGAACCAGGTAGGGAAAGTTGCTTATGAGCTAGCCTTGCCACCACAATATCAGTACGTGCATAATTTATTTCATGTCTCATTACTAAAAAGGTATAATCTGGATGCCAATCATGTGATAGAGATTGAGCCATTGGAAATTCAAGCCGATTTATCATATGAAGAGCAACCCGTGCAGATACTGGATCGACAAGAgagaatttttagaaataaatatGTAAGTTTGGTGAAATTATTGTGGAGGAATCCTAAAGTCGAATAA